A genomic region of Gemmata massiliana contains the following coding sequences:
- a CDS encoding DinB family protein, producing MTPEPVSPHLCTGDPTLGSSGALRALAGLLRQLFELIESLSDEEYTRKPVGVVESSVSGHVRHNLDHVAALLHGLPTGHVCYDHRSRGTDVERDRRTALGTILRLEGALFAFAWGEVPQLITLSALVAPDLPPVLAQTSPARELAFVVSHTIHHNALVRVMVKALGADVPADFGYAPSTIAYKGSRLCAH from the coding sequence ATGACGCCCGAACCCGTATCCCCGCACCTCTGTACCGGTGATCCCACTCTCGGTTCGTCGGGGGCGCTTCGAGCGCTCGCCGGGCTGTTGCGCCAACTGTTCGAGCTGATCGAGTCCCTCTCCGATGAGGAGTACACGCGCAAACCCGTCGGGGTGGTAGAGAGCTCCGTGAGCGGGCACGTCCGGCACAACCTCGACCACGTCGCGGCGCTGCTGCACGGGTTACCGACCGGGCACGTCTGTTACGACCACCGGAGCCGGGGCACGGACGTCGAGCGCGACCGCCGCACGGCCCTAGGCACGATCCTCCGGCTCGAGGGTGCGCTGTTCGCGTTCGCGTGGGGCGAGGTCCCGCAACTCATTACCCTCTCGGCGCTCGTCGCGCCGGACCTCCCGCCGGTACTCGCCCAGACCAGCCCGGCGCGCGAACTCGCGTTCGTCGTTAGCCACACGATCCACCACAACGCGCTCGTCCGAGTTATGGTGAAGGCACTCGGGGCCGACGTCCCCGCGGATTTCGGTTACGCCCCGTCCACCATTGCCTACAAGGGCTCCCGACTGTGTGCACATTGA
- a CDS encoding NRDE family protein: MCTLTIVPRAPGTVRIAFNRDESRARAPGLPPRIRRFGARAAVLPIDPASGGTWLAANDTGLVLAVLNVTPPDRTPFETKPVRSRGGIIPALLACESPSAALLACEQFEYRDFAPFRLVLVGHGLVADVCWDGREPMVMSRLAGHAPQMFTSSGLGDHLVEGPRRELFDELFTGALESWGSAQCAFHRHRWPGREHLSVNMSRETARTVSYAVLDCGATEAVFAYHAGAPDQPAEDTTVSLPLTPGAA; the protein is encoded by the coding sequence GTGTGCACATTGACCATCGTCCCGCGCGCCCCCGGCACGGTGCGGATCGCGTTCAACCGCGACGAGTCGCGGGCGCGCGCGCCAGGGCTCCCGCCGCGAATCCGCCGATTCGGGGCGCGGGCCGCGGTGCTGCCGATCGATCCCGCTTCCGGTGGAACGTGGCTCGCCGCGAACGACACCGGTCTGGTTCTCGCGGTGTTGAACGTGACGCCACCGGATCGAACCCCGTTCGAGACGAAGCCTGTGCGGTCGCGCGGGGGCATCATTCCCGCGCTGCTTGCTTGCGAATCGCCGTCCGCGGCGCTGCTCGCGTGCGAGCAGTTCGAGTACCGCGATTTCGCGCCGTTCCGATTGGTTCTGGTGGGGCACGGACTCGTCGCCGACGTGTGCTGGGACGGCCGTGAGCCAATGGTGATGTCGCGGCTCGCCGGGCACGCGCCGCAAATGTTTACGTCGTCCGGCCTCGGCGACCACCTCGTGGAGGGTCCGCGGCGCGAACTGTTCGATGAACTGTTCACGGGCGCCCTGGAATCGTGGGGCTCGGCTCAGTGTGCGTTCCACCGGCACCGGTGGCCGGGGCGCGAGCACCTGAGCGTCAACATGAGTCGCGAGACGGCGCGCACCGTCAGTTACGCGGTCCTCGACTGCGGCGCGACCGAGGCCGTTTTTGCGTACCACGCCGGCGCGCCCGACCAACCGGCCGAGGACACGACCGTCTCACTCCCACTCACACCCGGTGCCGCGTGA
- a CDS encoding VTT domain-containing protein gives MTPFPIPDAATGPLLCVLLVAATLVSEDLTCLTAGLFVAAGRLDWAPAVTACFIGIALGDAGVWLIGRAAGHRLWVRGRLEKLHIDPSSNWFARHCGKAAFVSRFLPGTRVPILLAGGAVGAGGTRVLLGAVVAALVWVPLLVLSVAFFGAAVSGWAAPIVAGAALATIYLVPGLLTSTARARFQARVSRLWRWEFWPAWVFYLPLVPWYLVLSLRYRGFTVWTAANPGIPAGGIVGESKAEILTKLPAQWVVPTLFAPPGEHSDRLQLVREALRARGWDFPLVLKPDAGQRGAGVKKIHDMTDVEKYLRSNPGAVLVQPFHAGPFEAGVFYYRLPGEARGAIFSVTDKVFPVVTGNGHSTLEQLVWAHPRYRMQATTFLTRHDTDKDRVLGLGEEFPLALAGNHCQGTLFRDGAHLVTPELVAVFDKITKSFDGFFIGRFDVRYSDPAEFRSGRGFAVVELNGATSESTNLYDPSWPLWWAYCVLFRQWELLFRIGAANRSRGHQPVGPRELLNLLRTHYRERRISSLADGPVEAQ, from the coding sequence GTGACCCCGTTCCCGATCCCGGACGCCGCAACGGGTCCGCTCCTCTGTGTGCTGTTGGTCGCCGCAACGCTCGTTTCGGAAGACCTCACGTGTTTGACCGCGGGCCTGTTCGTGGCCGCCGGGCGCCTGGACTGGGCACCCGCGGTTACCGCGTGCTTCATCGGTATCGCGCTCGGGGACGCGGGCGTCTGGCTCATCGGTCGAGCGGCCGGGCACCGGCTGTGGGTCCGGGGGCGACTCGAAAAATTGCACATCGACCCTTCGTCGAATTGGTTCGCACGGCACTGTGGGAAGGCCGCGTTCGTGTCGCGGTTCCTGCCGGGCACCCGTGTCCCGATACTGCTCGCGGGCGGGGCAGTAGGGGCGGGCGGCACGCGGGTGTTACTCGGGGCCGTAGTCGCCGCGCTCGTGTGGGTACCACTGCTGGTGCTGTCCGTTGCATTCTTCGGAGCCGCGGTATCGGGCTGGGCAGCCCCCATTGTTGCGGGTGCTGCGCTAGCGACCATCTATCTCGTACCGGGGCTGTTAACGAGCACTGCGCGAGCCCGATTTCAGGCCCGTGTATCGAGGCTCTGGCGGTGGGAATTTTGGCCCGCGTGGGTGTTCTACCTCCCACTCGTGCCGTGGTACTTGGTACTAAGCCTGCGGTACCGCGGGTTCACCGTTTGGACCGCGGCCAATCCCGGCATTCCCGCGGGAGGTATTGTCGGAGAGTCGAAAGCGGAGATCCTCACGAAATTACCCGCCCAGTGGGTCGTCCCCACGCTCTTCGCGCCTCCAGGAGAACACTCAGATCGCTTGCAACTCGTGCGCGAGGCACTGCGTGCTCGCGGTTGGGACTTCCCGCTCGTACTGAAACCGGACGCGGGCCAGCGCGGAGCGGGAGTAAAAAAGATTCACGACATGACCGATGTCGAAAAATATCTCCGGTCGAACCCGGGTGCCGTTCTCGTGCAACCGTTTCACGCGGGTCCGTTCGAGGCGGGTGTCTTCTATTACCGGTTACCGGGTGAAGCGCGCGGGGCAATTTTTTCGGTGACGGACAAGGTGTTTCCCGTCGTTACCGGTAACGGCCACTCGACGCTCGAACAACTCGTCTGGGCGCACCCGCGGTACCGCATGCAGGCCACGACGTTTCTGACACGGCACGACACCGACAAGGACCGTGTTCTCGGTTTGGGAGAAGAGTTCCCCCTGGCGCTCGCCGGGAATCATTGCCAGGGAACGCTGTTCCGCGACGGGGCGCACCTCGTGACACCGGAGCTAGTGGCCGTGTTCGACAAGATCACGAAATCCTTTGACGGCTTCTTCATCGGCCGGTTCGACGTGCGCTATTCCGATCCGGCCGAGTTCCGATCCGGGCGCGGCTTCGCGGTGGTCGAGTTGAACGGTGCCACGTCGGAATCGACCAACCTGTACGACCCGTCGTGGCCCTTGTGGTGGGCGTACTGCGTGCTCTTCCGCCAGTGGGAACTGCTCTTCCGGATCGGCGCCGCGAACCGCTCGCGTGGCCACCAACCGGTCGGCCCGCGTGAACTGCTGAACCTGTTACGGACCCATTACCGCGAGCGCCGAATTAGCTCACTGGCTGACGGACCCGTGGAGGCACAATGA
- a CDS encoding phosphopantothenoylcysteine decarboxylase domain-containing protein, protein MNILVTAGNTQTPVDRVRCITNIFSGRTGAQVASTAFERGHTVTLLTSHPGVLDTITTTRERVEPQWRVRAYRTFDDLDALMRAEITTGGYDAVIHAAAVSDYHVAGVFTHRDGQFEDATAGKVKGSHPELWLKLTPAPKLIDKVRADWGFTGKLVKFKLEVGVSAVELEEIAERSRVHSRADLMVANTLEGMYGWALIGAAPGGYQHIARAELATHLLTTLEVISPSTNRV, encoded by the coding sequence ATGAACATCCTCGTTACGGCCGGGAACACACAGACACCGGTGGACCGCGTGCGGTGCATCACGAACATCTTCTCCGGGCGCACGGGCGCCCAAGTCGCGTCGACGGCGTTCGAGCGCGGGCACACCGTGACTCTGCTCACGTCGCACCCCGGGGTTCTCGACACAATCACGACTACGCGCGAGCGCGTCGAACCGCAGTGGCGCGTGCGCGCGTACCGCACGTTCGACGACCTCGACGCGCTGATGCGGGCCGAAATCACGACCGGCGGGTACGACGCGGTCATCCACGCGGCCGCGGTGAGTGACTACCACGTCGCCGGGGTGTTCACGCACCGGGACGGACAGTTCGAGGACGCGACCGCCGGGAAGGTAAAGGGCTCGCACCCCGAACTGTGGCTAAAACTCACCCCGGCGCCGAAGTTGATCGACAAGGTACGTGCGGACTGGGGCTTCACCGGGAAGCTGGTGAAGTTCAAACTTGAGGTCGGCGTTTCGGCCGTGGAACTGGAGGAGATCGCGGAGCGCTCGCGGGTGCATTCGCGCGCCGACCTGATGGTCGCGAACACCCTGGAAGGCATGTACGGTTGGGCGCTCATCGGCGCCGCACCGGGCGGGTACCAGCACATCGCGCGGGCGGAACTCGCGACGCATTTGCTCACCACACTGGAAGTGATTTCACCTTCGACGAACCGGGTGTAA
- a CDS encoding peroxiredoxin family protein encodes MTKRFWFSRLGVVVTLLAVLTSGATAADTPKVADEAKDFELSALGGEKVKLSKLTGAGPVVLVVLRGYPGYQCPLCTKQVAELVDKVDDFKKAGAQVVLVYPGPAEKLKEHADEFVKGKNVPANFTFLLDPDYAFTNAYNLRWDAKNETAYPSTFVIDSKRKIVFATVSKTHGGRAKVEDVLKAIPTK; translated from the coding sequence ATGACGAAACGATTCTGGTTTTCTCGGCTCGGTGTGGTCGTTACGCTTCTGGCGGTTCTGACCAGTGGAGCGACGGCGGCCGATACTCCAAAGGTGGCGGACGAAGCCAAGGACTTTGAACTGTCCGCACTCGGTGGAGAAAAGGTCAAGCTCTCGAAGCTAACCGGGGCTGGCCCCGTAGTCTTGGTCGTACTCCGCGGGTACCCCGGTTACCAGTGCCCGCTTTGCACCAAGCAGGTTGCCGAGTTGGTGGACAAGGTCGACGATTTCAAGAAGGCCGGGGCGCAGGTGGTGCTCGTTTACCCCGGTCCAGCGGAGAAGTTGAAGGAGCACGCGGACGAGTTTGTGAAGGGAAAGAACGTTCCGGCGAACTTCACCTTTCTCCTCGACCCGGATTACGCCTTCACCAACGCGTACAACCTGCGCTGGGACGCGAAGAACGAAACCGCGTACCCCTCTACGTTTGTCATCGACTCTAAGCGGAAGATCGTTTTTGCGACCGTGAGTAAGACACACGGTGGGCGCGCAAAAGTGGAAGACGTGCTGAAGGCGATCCCGACGAAGTAA
- a CDS encoding site-specific integrase, giving the protein MSPLLAVCGDEENVFRFPPWRKGASWTPVSVVSYRGRIGDACEAAGVPIWTPNQLRHNRGTEVMDTYESDQATAAVLGNTPEVARQVYAHRAGESVAKRIAEETG; this is encoded by the coding sequence ATGTCGCCATTGCTGGCCGTGTGCGGCGACGAGGAAAACGTGTTTCGGTTCCCGCCGTGGCGCAAGGGCGCGTCGTGGACCCCGGTATCGGTCGTGAGCTACCGAGGGCGCATCGGCGATGCATGCGAGGCCGCGGGGGTGCCGATCTGGACCCCGAACCAACTCCGGCACAACCGGGGGACCGAGGTCATGGACACCTACGAAAGCGATCAGGCAACGGCGGCCGTGCTCGGAAACACGCCGGAAGTGGCCCGCCAGGTGTACGCGCACCGAGCGGGCGAGTCCGTGGCTAAGCGGATCGCGGAGGAGACTGGTTGA
- a CDS encoding helix-turn-helix domain-containing protein, translating into MRGERAARNGKAFRLTGKVLAVFTALLHAGDSGLTLLELKRVVWDEHVDDRTAQNAVSRLRHLARDGLGMSEAEDPVEADRERYRLAAA; encoded by the coding sequence GTGCGCGGAGAGCGGGCCGCACGAAACGGCAAGGCGTTTAGACTCACGGGGAAGGTGCTCGCGGTATTCACGGCTCTCCTCCACGCGGGCGATTCCGGTCTCACGTTGCTCGAACTGAAGCGAGTCGTTTGGGACGAGCACGTCGACGACCGAACGGCGCAAAATGCCGTTTCAAGGTTACGGCATCTCGCGCGGGATGGGTTGGGGATGAGCGAAGCCGAAGATCCCGTCGAGGCCGACAGGGAGCGATACCGGCTCGCGGCGGCGTGA
- a CDS encoding phage tail sheath C-terminal domain-containing protein, whose protein sequence is MAVEILPGVYVNVRAEGLISPPQVTVNNIGIVGTASKGALNTVVLLGSYAEAVNIFGPYNAFERDTSTKSPKPDALTLVRSLQLAYDNGASTVYAVRISQQLAGNPVANPGKYVLGTAAELAALSPGEWGNGIAVNVADAKVDAFIDLDSITAAAGVTAQLGRTTIDKNNKGNRIRVVQSATKEVKSFGPVYSPALVASGKVLIDPATGALTFDASEPLQNGDKILASYGVPAANSVLVTLRLGNHSESYTAADGNHLVALVNGSSQLATAVAGTAPDTLPPKSNPISQYDAFGSGANQRGTNGAAADASDYANGLALLLDQPVHLTLTAGQDSDSIGSVMRGHLQQASTSLQKGERIGILGSNMEADLNEIRAKAANAADDEGRIIFVGPGVGAIDTAVTTGDQSVLLPGSYAAAAVAGMLAAREAEVSLTNKVLTAQRVEKAFTAVDLQSLVQGRVLALEQRSGVRVVKAITTSTNTAWAQITTRRIVDYAIYGVRGAASPYIGLLNNTRVRGNLKSTLDSFLQRMVEDEMLVDYRLDVTATRQEEIQGVVQVVMTLLPTFSIDYIRVTMFLS, encoded by the coding sequence ATGGCTGTTGAGATTCTTCCTGGTGTTTACGTCAATGTCCGTGCCGAGGGGTTGATTTCACCGCCCCAGGTGACGGTTAACAACATCGGCATCGTTGGCACCGCGAGCAAGGGGGCGCTGAACACTGTGGTCTTGTTGGGGAGTTACGCCGAGGCGGTGAATATTTTCGGTCCATACAACGCGTTCGAACGCGATACAAGCACCAAGTCGCCGAAGCCTGACGCGCTAACTCTTGTTAGGTCGTTGCAGCTGGCTTACGATAACGGTGCTAGCACGGTGTATGCGGTCCGGATTTCGCAGCAGCTCGCCGGTAACCCGGTCGCCAACCCCGGGAAATATGTACTGGGGACTGCGGCGGAGCTCGCGGCGCTGTCACCGGGGGAATGGGGCAATGGCATTGCAGTCAATGTCGCGGACGCGAAGGTCGATGCATTTATCGACCTCGATAGCATTACCGCCGCTGCAGGAGTCACGGCGCAACTCGGGCGAACAACAATTGATAAGAACAATAAGGGGAACCGGATTCGCGTTGTCCAGAGCGCCACGAAAGAGGTCAAGTCCTTTGGGCCCGTCTATTCCCCCGCCCTGGTCGCATCGGGCAAAGTTCTGATCGACCCGGCAACGGGCGCACTCACCTTCGATGCCAGCGAACCGCTTCAAAACGGTGATAAAATTCTCGCGAGTTACGGTGTCCCAGCAGCCAACAGCGTGCTCGTTACGCTGCGATTGGGGAACCATAGCGAAAGCTACACCGCGGCCGACGGCAATCATTTGGTCGCACTTGTCAACGGCAGCTCGCAGTTGGCGACCGCGGTGGCGGGCACTGCACCAGACACGCTGCCTCCCAAGAGTAACCCAATCTCGCAGTACGATGCGTTCGGCAGCGGTGCTAACCAAAGGGGAACGAACGGGGCCGCCGCTGACGCCAGTGACTACGCCAACGGACTGGCACTGCTGCTCGACCAACCTGTCCACCTCACCTTGACTGCCGGACAGGACAGCGACTCCATTGGTTCGGTGATGAGGGGGCACCTTCAGCAGGCGTCGACCTCACTTCAGAAGGGCGAGCGGATCGGTATCTTGGGCAGCAATATGGAAGCCGATCTGAATGAAATCCGCGCCAAGGCTGCAAATGCCGCAGACGACGAAGGGCGGATCATTTTTGTCGGCCCGGGCGTGGGGGCGATCGACACCGCTGTGACGACAGGCGACCAGTCTGTTCTCCTGCCCGGCTCCTACGCGGCGGCGGCGGTCGCGGGTATGCTCGCCGCGCGAGAGGCGGAAGTCAGCCTCACGAACAAGGTGCTCACCGCACAGCGGGTTGAAAAAGCGTTCACGGCGGTCGACCTCCAATCGCTGGTGCAAGGTCGCGTCCTCGCACTCGAACAGCGGTCGGGTGTGCGTGTGGTCAAAGCGATTACCACGTCGACCAACACCGCGTGGGCGCAAATCACCACGCGCCGCATCGTCGATTACGCCATCTACGGCGTGCGCGGCGCGGCCTCGCCGTACATCGGTCTTCTCAACAACACGCGCGTTCGCGGTAACCTCAAATCCACGCTCGATTCCTTCCTCCAGCGCATGGTCGAGGACGAGATGCTCGTTGACTACAGACTCGATGTGACTGCAACTCGGCAGGAAGAAATCCAGGGGGTTGTCCAGGTCGTGATGACGCTCCTGCCCACATTCAGCATCGATTACATCCGCGTCACCATGTTCCTAAGCTAA
- a CDS encoding peptidoglycan-binding protein gives MQVEVEDRPDFDANQITVRVDGKTTPGAALAKQLITHDGNIWTEEVFPPGDYTVEAQANIPEEAHGLEAVTVQAGQTATVQILLKAGGAIAKAFVVHFRFDNAFVEPNARPVLKGVASHAQKHPDEKLLIVGHTDLAGSPEYNQSLAERRARAVYAFLTYQQDNNAAVAEWDQLRQRRPGGQLPSVHDNWGTLEYQKILQDLDLYKMQIHGTDDDATKNAVKAFQQQKGIPATGVVDSNTWGALIRAYLELSNNLGVDAARFFPNGPGQVVKWLGCGEQDPVLNTQDAWRPNRRVECLFVRAEKIPTQVPEPDTFQLPTSQGQWNLGPGNPNQRNSFSTRTQPESGKWLIRPAEPKTIVAKGRITLVDGQPYANANYVLVASDGEYMDGERPNGPQRGTPLSGATQADGTFAYPDNPKNVGVFRLDVGGPFFSWLAEEDATKSKGLNVWKRLDGTSEFNVVLQPQQQGITLHDIFGKVRANTEVTIDFPVATPPQSQQQVATDTNGTFQLQIATPLAEVDITYASNEGGDELSRRYFLDPRDLQTDAGVHARLHNLGYNAGANAESAEFKEAVLAFQAAQGLDTTGEVDNPTRDRLQAVFIGAEPIDSLQTLPPRIISEDELLADGPPRD, from the coding sequence GTGCAGGTGGAGGTCGAGGATCGACCGGACTTCGATGCGAATCAAATCACGGTTCGTGTCGATGGCAAGACCACCCCAGGAGCCGCGCTCGCCAAACAACTCATTACCCACGATGGGAATATTTGGACGGAGGAGGTATTCCCACCGGGCGACTATACGGTTGAAGCACAGGCGAACATCCCGGAAGAGGCCCACGGCCTCGAAGCCGTCACGGTGCAGGCGGGCCAAACAGCCACCGTGCAAATATTGCTCAAAGCCGGCGGCGCGATCGCCAAGGCGTTCGTCGTTCACTTTCGATTCGACAACGCGTTTGTAGAACCTAACGCCCGCCCCGTGCTAAAGGGGGTTGCCTCCCACGCGCAAAAACACCCCGATGAAAAGCTGCTGATCGTCGGCCACACGGACCTGGCCGGTAGTCCGGAGTACAACCAGTCGCTCGCCGAGCGCCGGGCGCGCGCGGTTTATGCGTTTCTGACTTACCAGCAGGATAATAACGCGGCAGTTGCGGAATGGGACCAACTGCGCCAGAGGCGCCCCGGCGGTCAGTTGCCCAGCGTTCACGATAATTGGGGGACGCTTGAGTACCAAAAGATTCTGCAAGACCTCGACTTGTACAAGATGCAGATTCACGGAACCGACGACGATGCCACAAAAAATGCAGTCAAGGCGTTTCAACAACAAAAAGGCATTCCTGCAACCGGCGTCGTGGACTCCAACACGTGGGGTGCATTGATCCGGGCATACCTTGAGTTGAGCAACAACTTGGGGGTCGATGCAGCCCGGTTCTTCCCCAACGGTCCTGGGCAAGTCGTGAAGTGGCTCGGTTGTGGTGAGCAAGACCCTGTACTCAACACGCAGGACGCCTGGCGCCCGAATCGGCGTGTGGAATGCCTTTTCGTTCGAGCGGAAAAAATTCCCACACAAGTGCCCGAACCGGACACCTTCCAACTTCCCACATCCCAGGGCCAGTGGAACCTCGGACCAGGGAACCCGAACCAGCGGAATAGTTTCTCCACCCGCACACAACCCGAATCGGGAAAGTGGCTTATCCGTCCGGCGGAACCGAAGACCATCGTCGCCAAAGGCCGAATCACCCTGGTGGATGGTCAGCCCTACGCCAACGCCAATTACGTTCTCGTCGCCTCGGATGGCGAATACATGGATGGCGAACGCCCCAATGGCCCCCAGAGAGGTACACCGCTCAGCGGCGCCACCCAAGCCGACGGGACGTTCGCCTACCCGGACAACCCAAAGAACGTCGGCGTATTTCGCCTGGATGTCGGCGGTCCGTTCTTCTCGTGGCTGGCCGAGGAAGATGCAACGAAATCCAAGGGGCTAAACGTTTGGAAGCGGCTGGACGGTACGAGCGAGTTCAATGTCGTCTTGCAACCACAGCAACAGGGCATCACGTTGCACGACATCTTCGGAAAGGTGCGGGCGAACACAGAGGTCACGATCGATTTTCCAGTCGCCACGCCGCCACAATCGCAGCAGCAAGTCGCCACCGACACTAACGGAACATTCCAGCTCCAAATCGCGACCCCCCTGGCGGAGGTGGACATCACCTACGCGAGCAACGAGGGGGGCGACGAACTGTCGCGACGGTACTTCTTGGACCCGCGCGACCTCCAAACCGATGCAGGGGTCCATGCCCGGCTCCACAACCTGGGATACAACGCCGGCGCAAACGCGGAGAGTGCGGAGTTCAAAGAAGCTGTGCTCGCCTTTCAAGCGGCGCAAGGTCTGGACACGACTGGCGAAGTGGACAACCCCACGCGAGATCGGCTCCAAGCTGTGTTTATCGGGGCGGAACCGATCGATTCGTTACAGACGTTGCCGCCACGAATTATCTCAGAAGACGAATTGCTAGCCGATGGGCCGCCGCGCGATTGA
- a CDS encoding type VI secretion system Vgr family protein translates to MLYPRYRWTVGTTQLDSGSDPVPGAGLSFSLAADLFVAVDSVVASFGAAKSNPASLGDVVRLELGYKDSGPFELVFTGRVTSIDASLTTTTVTAHGATDLLARLHLSLNYDSRTAGAIVSDLAGQAGVPVATAKDGIDLPTFAVRRHRSAYEHVRALADLCGFDLYADPTGALVFAPFQGGRATHVMQYGAQILAFELEERRPRAGRVEVWGESPGQADNQLAWAWLSRDFRPLLGKAGDDDPLRLLERPVVRTGAAAQAAADAALARLKRQTRQGQVRTLGRPEVRLGDAIELRGLPQSDANGKYQVRAVRHNLDKRRGFTTTVRFQGG, encoded by the coding sequence ATGCTTTACCCACGCTATCGATGGACGGTCGGCACGACCCAACTCGATTCGGGCAGCGACCCTGTCCCCGGCGCGGGGCTTTCGTTCTCGCTTGCGGCCGATCTGTTTGTCGCCGTTGACAGTGTGGTTGCTTCGTTTGGTGCCGCGAAATCGAACCCGGCGAGCCTCGGCGACGTGGTCAGACTGGAACTGGGCTACAAGGATTCCGGTCCGTTTGAATTGGTTTTCACAGGGCGGGTCACCAGCATTGATGCCAGCTTGACGACGACCACCGTTACGGCACACGGCGCGACAGACCTTCTCGCGAGGCTGCATTTGAGCCTGAACTACGACTCACGCACAGCCGGTGCCATCGTTAGCGACCTTGCTGGCCAGGCAGGGGTCCCGGTCGCCACCGCCAAAGACGGCATCGACCTGCCCACCTTCGCGGTCCGGCGGCATCGCTCGGCTTACGAGCACGTTCGCGCGCTCGCCGATCTCTGCGGTTTCGATCTCTATGCCGACCCGACCGGCGCTCTCGTATTCGCCCCGTTCCAGGGTGGACGGGCCACGCACGTGATGCAGTACGGCGCACAGATTCTCGCCTTCGAGCTGGAAGAGAGGAGGCCGCGTGCCGGTCGAGTCGAAGTATGGGGTGAAAGCCCAGGTCAGGCAGACAACCAGCTCGCGTGGGCATGGCTATCGCGAGACTTCAGGCCGCTCCTCGGTAAGGCCGGCGATGACGACCCGCTACGACTCTTGGAGCGACCCGTGGTGCGTACCGGGGCAGCGGCACAGGCGGCGGCCGACGCGGCGCTGGCACGGCTGAAGCGACAGACCCGCCAGGGTCAGGTGCGAACCCTCGGCCGGCCCGAAGTGCGTCTTGGTGACGCCATCGAGTTGCGTGGCCTGCCCCAATCCGATGCCAACGGAAAATACCAGGTACGAGCCGTGCGGCACAACTTGGACAAACGACGCGGTTTTACGACCACGGTTCGATTCCAGGGCGGCTAA